From Strigops habroptila isolate Jane chromosome 1, bStrHab1.2.pri, whole genome shotgun sequence, a single genomic window includes:
- the FAM221A gene encoding protein FAM221A isoform X2: MERLRVDAAALDEYAEYRRIVGDDDGGKLFTPEEYEEYKRKVVPIRLQNRLYVSWRSPTGMDCKLVGPETLCFCTHRYKQHKTDYEVIPEDRPICVPCRVSRCPCQSYHYVPLNGTQPIRCRCKHFADQHSAAPGFSCNSCSKCLGFHSCFTCACGQPTYAHETVVETKEERLAQGKPVGQDVPYAAMGGLTGFSSLAEGYMRLDDSGIGGSSGTRQVSHGKCSEQDDMAYFEKCYQERLKKEKAAKQREKSAMPSKKP, translated from the exons ATGGAGCGGCTGCGGGTGGACGCGGCGGCGCTGGACGAGTACGCGGAGTACCGGCG AATTGTAGGTGATGATGATGGAGGAAAGCTCTTTACCCCTGAGGAATATGAggaatacaaaagaaaagtaGTGCCAATTCGGTTACAGAACAGGCTGTACGTGAGCTGGAGATCACCAACTGGCATGGACTGTAAGCTTGTGGGACCAGAGACACTGTGCTTTTGTACTCACCG GTATAAACAACACAAAACGGACTATGAAGTGATTCCCGAAGACCGTCCTATTTGTGTGCCTTGTAGAGTGAGCCGTTGTCCATGCCAGTCCTACCACTACGTGCCTCTAAATGGCACACAGCCCATCCGTTGCAGATGCAAACACTTTGCTGACCAGCACAGTGCAGCACCTGGATTTTCATGTAACTCTT GTTCCAAGTGTTTGGGCTTTCATAGTTGCTTTACCTGTGCATGTGGTCAGCCAACATATGCTCATGAAACAGTCGTGGAAACTAAAGAAGAGCGCTTAGCCCAAGGAAAGCCTGTGGGGCAGGATGTTCCTTATGCTGCCATGGGAGGACTGACTGGTTTTAGTTCACTAGCAGAAGGCTACATGAGACTTGATGACAGTGGTATAG gtggTTCTAGTGGCACAAGGCAAGTTTCTCATGGAAAGTGTTCAGAACAAGATGACATGGcttactttgaaaaatgttatcAAGAACGG ctgaaaaaggagaaggctgctaaacagagagagaaaagtgcAATGCCATCAAAGAAGCCATAA
- the FAM221A gene encoding protein FAM221A isoform X1 — MERLRVDAAALDEYAEYRRIVGDDDGGKLFTPEEYEEYKRKVVPIRLQNRLYVSWRSPTGMDCKLVGPETLCFCTHRYKQHKTDYEVIPEDRPICVPCRVSRCPCQSYHYVPLNGTQPIRCRCKHFADQHSAAPGFSCNSCSKCLGFHSCFTCACGQPTYAHETVVETKEERLAQGKPVGQDVPYAAMGGLTGFSSLAEGYMRLDDSGIGAPSAEHLESPVTSMDHPFLKAFQGPSSSAQIIPQIAGGSSGTRQVSHGKCSEQDDMAYFEKCYQERLKKEKAAKQREKSAMPSKKP; from the exons ATGGAGCGGCTGCGGGTGGACGCGGCGGCGCTGGACGAGTACGCGGAGTACCGGCG AATTGTAGGTGATGATGATGGAGGAAAGCTCTTTACCCCTGAGGAATATGAggaatacaaaagaaaagtaGTGCCAATTCGGTTACAGAACAGGCTGTACGTGAGCTGGAGATCACCAACTGGCATGGACTGTAAGCTTGTGGGACCAGAGACACTGTGCTTTTGTACTCACCG GTATAAACAACACAAAACGGACTATGAAGTGATTCCCGAAGACCGTCCTATTTGTGTGCCTTGTAGAGTGAGCCGTTGTCCATGCCAGTCCTACCACTACGTGCCTCTAAATGGCACACAGCCCATCCGTTGCAGATGCAAACACTTTGCTGACCAGCACAGTGCAGCACCTGGATTTTCATGTAACTCTT GTTCCAAGTGTTTGGGCTTTCATAGTTGCTTTACCTGTGCATGTGGTCAGCCAACATATGCTCATGAAACAGTCGTGGAAACTAAAGAAGAGCGCTTAGCCCAAGGAAAGCCTGTGGGGCAGGATGTTCCTTATGCTGCCATGGGAGGACTGACTGGTTTTAGTTCACTAGCAGAAGGCTACATGAGACTTGATGACAGTGGTATAG GGGCTCCTTCTGCTGAACATTTAGAATCCCCTGTTACCAGCATGGATCATCCATTTCTTAAAGCATTTCAGGGACCTTCTAGTTCTGCTCAAATCATCCCACAGATAGCAG gtggTTCTAGTGGCACAAGGCAAGTTTCTCATGGAAAGTGTTCAGAACAAGATGACATGGcttactttgaaaaatgttatcAAGAACGG ctgaaaaaggagaaggctgctaaacagagagagaaaagtgcAATGCCATCAAAGAAGCCATAA